A genomic window from Zalophus californianus isolate mZalCal1 chromosome 13, mZalCal1.pri.v2, whole genome shotgun sequence includes:
- the KIF12 gene encoding kinesin-like protein KIF12 isoform X2, with protein sequence MEERGSPDGDPARSLEQGPEGPETPIQVVLRVRPMNAAELRRGEQSALHCSGTRTLQVSPPGGGPDVAFRFGAVLDAARTQEDVFRACGVRRLGELALRGFSCTVFTFGQTGSGKTYTLTGPPPQGEGVPVPHNLAGIMQRTFAWLLDRVQHLSAPVTLRASYLEIYNEQVRDLLSVGSPRPLPVRWSKTRGFYVEQLRVVEFGSLGSLMELLQMGLSRRRSSAHTLNQASSRSHALLTLYISRQTMPPGEPPMGGKLCFVDLAGSEKVAATGSRGELMLEANSINRSLLALGHCISLLLDPQRKQSHIPFRDSKLTKLLADSLGGRGVTLMVACVSPSAQCLPETLSTLRYASRAQRVTTRPQAPKSPKQPQRLEIEILQLQEENRCLRSQLGQIDPKASSLSGARVAWAQRNLYGMLQEFMLENERLRKENSQLQGSRDRARDEQRILAQQVQELERRLLCACSHHQPHPGPAPQCPCVMAPAPPCHALPPLCSCPCHSLCPLCRAPLAHWACARGEHHLPQVFGPKAPGGMPLSAQPPPWAPPCNPGSAKCPRERSPSDWTQTRVLAEMLTEEEVVPSAPPLPMGPPNTSPVLRGGAAVPNLARRLEALRDQIGSSLRRGRSQPPPSEATRSPSRVLPPC encoded by the exons ATGGAGGAACGCGGGTCTCCCGACGG GGACCCCGCGCGGAGCCTGGAGCAGGGGCCGGAGGGGCCAGAAACGCCCATCCAGGTGGTGCTCAG GGTGCGTCCCATGAACGCCGCCGAGTTGCGTCGAGGGGAACAGAGCGCGCTGCACTGCTCGGGAACCCGGACTCTGCAA gtgagCCCCCCCGGCGGCGGCCCGGACGTGGCGTTCCGCTTCGGCGCCGTGCTGGACGCGGCGCGCACGCAGGAGGACGTGTTCCGGGCGTGCGGCGTGCGGCGCCTGGGCGAGCTGGCGCTGCGCGG CTTCTCCTGCACTGTCTTCACCTTCGGCCAGACCGGCTCCGGGAAGACCTACACCCTGACCGGGCCTCCTCCGCAG GGCGAGGGTGTGCCCGTACCCCACAACCTAGCTGGCATCATGCAGAGGACCTTCGCCTGGCTGTTAGACCGGGTGCAGCACCTGAGCGCGCCTGTTACCCTCCGTGCCTCCTATTTGGAGATCTACAATGAGCAG GTTCGAGACCTTCTGAGCGTGGGATCTCCCCGGCCCCTCCCTGTTCGCTGGAGCAAGACCCGGGGTTTCTATGTGGAGCAGCTGCGGGTGGTGGAGTTTGGGAGTCTGGGGTCCCTGATGGAACTTCTGCAAATGG GTCTTAGCCGCCGACGGAGCTCAGCTCACACCCTGAACCAGGCCTCCAGCCGAAGCCATGCCCTGCTCACACTCTACATCAGCCGCCAAACT ATGCCTCCAGGGGAGCCCCCCATGGGGGGGAAGCTGTGCTTTGTAGACCTGGCTGGCAGTGAGAAGGTGGCGGCCACAGGATCCCGTGGGGAGCTGATGCTTGAGGCGAACAGCATCAACCGCAGCCTGCTGGCCCTGG GTCACTGCATCTCCCTGTTGCTGGACCCACAGAGGAAGCAGAGCCACATCCCCTTCCGGGACAGCAAGCTCACCAAGCTGCTGGCAGACTCGCTGGGGGGACGCGGGGTCACCCTCATG GTGGCCTGCGTGTCCCCTTCAGCCCAGTGCCTTCCTGAGACTCTCAGCACCCTGCGATATGCAAGCCGAGCCCAGCGCGTCACCACTCGGCCACAGGCCCCCAAG TCGCCTAAGCAACCCCAGCGTTTGGAGATTGAGATATTGCAGCTCCAGGAGGAGAACCGTTGCCTGCGGTCCCAACTGGGGCAAATAGACCCCAAGG CCTCAAGTCTCAGTGGGGCACGGGTGGCCTGGGCCCAGCGGAACCTCTATGGGATGCTACAGGAGTTCATGCTGGAGAATGAGAGGCTTAG GAAAGAAAACAGCCAGCTGCAGGGTAGCCGGGACCGGGCCCGGGATGAGCAGCGCATCCTGGCCCAGCAGGTGCAGGAGCTGGAGCG GCGCCTCCTCTGTGCCTGCTCCCATCACCAGCCCCACCCCGGCCCAGCCCCACAGTGTCCCTGTGTGATGGCGCCGGCTCCGCCATGCCAC GCCCTGccacccctctgctcctgcccctgccacaGCCTCTGCCCCCTGTGCCGAGCACCACTGGCCCACTGGGCCTGCGCACGGGGGGAGCACCACCTGCCCCAG GTGTTTGGCCCTAAGGCCCCAGGTGGCATGCccctctctgcccagcccccaccctgggcACCCCCATGCAACCCTGGCTCTGCCAAGTGTCCGAGAGAGAG GAGTCCTAGCGACTGGACTCAGACCCGAGTCCTGGCAGAGATGCTGACGGAGGAGGAGGTGGTACCCTCTGCACCTCCCTTGCCCATGGGGCCCCCGAACACGTCACCAGTGCTGAGag GTGGGGCTGCAGTTCCAAACCTGGCCCGGAGACTGGAGGCCCTCAGAGACCAAATTGGCAGCTCCCTCCGTCGCGGCCGGAGCCAGCCACCCCCCAGCGAGGCTACACGGAGCCCCAGCCGAGTCCTCCCTCCCTGCTGA
- the KIF12 gene encoding kinesin-like protein KIF12 isoform X1 → MEERGSPDGDPARSLEQGPEGPETPIQVVLRVRPMNAAELRRGEQSALHCSGTRTLQVSPPGGGPDVAFRFGAVLDAARTQEDVFRACGVRRLGELALRGFSCTVFTFGQTGSGKTYTLTGPPPQGEGVPVPHNLAGIMQRTFAWLLDRVQHLSAPVTLRASYLEIYNEQVRDLLSVGSPRPLPVRWSKTRGFYVEQLRVVEFGSLGSLMELLQMGLSRRRSSAHTLNQASSRSHALLTLYISRQTVSVPTWGRSWPRATQQGSASGCRKRLGHALEVLVEIVGFVTLVGTAPPESPSSPDLPVPQMPPGEPPMGGKLCFVDLAGSEKVAATGSRGELMLEANSINRSLLALGHCISLLLDPQRKQSHIPFRDSKLTKLLADSLGGRGVTLMVACVSPSAQCLPETLSTLRYASRAQRVTTRPQAPKSPKQPQRLEIEILQLQEENRCLRSQLGQIDPKASSLSGARVAWAQRNLYGMLQEFMLENERLRKENSQLQGSRDRARDEQRILAQQVQELERRLLCACSHHQPHPGPAPQCPCVMAPAPPCHALPPLCSCPCHSLCPLCRAPLAHWACARGEHHLPQVFGPKAPGGMPLSAQPPPWAPPCNPGSAKCPRERSPSDWTQTRVLAEMLTEEEVVPSAPPLPMGPPNTSPVLRGGAAVPNLARRLEALRDQIGSSLRRGRSQPPPSEATRSPSRVLPPC, encoded by the exons ATGGAGGAACGCGGGTCTCCCGACGG GGACCCCGCGCGGAGCCTGGAGCAGGGGCCGGAGGGGCCAGAAACGCCCATCCAGGTGGTGCTCAG GGTGCGTCCCATGAACGCCGCCGAGTTGCGTCGAGGGGAACAGAGCGCGCTGCACTGCTCGGGAACCCGGACTCTGCAA gtgagCCCCCCCGGCGGCGGCCCGGACGTGGCGTTCCGCTTCGGCGCCGTGCTGGACGCGGCGCGCACGCAGGAGGACGTGTTCCGGGCGTGCGGCGTGCGGCGCCTGGGCGAGCTGGCGCTGCGCGG CTTCTCCTGCACTGTCTTCACCTTCGGCCAGACCGGCTCCGGGAAGACCTACACCCTGACCGGGCCTCCTCCGCAG GGCGAGGGTGTGCCCGTACCCCACAACCTAGCTGGCATCATGCAGAGGACCTTCGCCTGGCTGTTAGACCGGGTGCAGCACCTGAGCGCGCCTGTTACCCTCCGTGCCTCCTATTTGGAGATCTACAATGAGCAG GTTCGAGACCTTCTGAGCGTGGGATCTCCCCGGCCCCTCCCTGTTCGCTGGAGCAAGACCCGGGGTTTCTATGTGGAGCAGCTGCGGGTGGTGGAGTTTGGGAGTCTGGGGTCCCTGATGGAACTTCTGCAAATGG GTCTTAGCCGCCGACGGAGCTCAGCTCACACCCTGAACCAGGCCTCCAGCCGAAGCCATGCCCTGCTCACACTCTACATCAGCCGCCAAACTGTGAGTGTCCCCACGTGGGGAAGGAGCTGGCCCAGGGCCACCCAGCAGGGGTCTGCCTCTGGATGTAGAAAGCGACTTGGGCATGCGCTGGAGGTATTAGTGGAAATCGTTGGCTTTGTGACTTTGGTGGGGACGGCTCCTCCCGAGTCCCCATCGAGCCCTGATCTCCCTGTCCCACAGATGCCTCCAGGGGAGCCCCCCATGGGGGGGAAGCTGTGCTTTGTAGACCTGGCTGGCAGTGAGAAGGTGGCGGCCACAGGATCCCGTGGGGAGCTGATGCTTGAGGCGAACAGCATCAACCGCAGCCTGCTGGCCCTGG GTCACTGCATCTCCCTGTTGCTGGACCCACAGAGGAAGCAGAGCCACATCCCCTTCCGGGACAGCAAGCTCACCAAGCTGCTGGCAGACTCGCTGGGGGGACGCGGGGTCACCCTCATG GTGGCCTGCGTGTCCCCTTCAGCCCAGTGCCTTCCTGAGACTCTCAGCACCCTGCGATATGCAAGCCGAGCCCAGCGCGTCACCACTCGGCCACAGGCCCCCAAG TCGCCTAAGCAACCCCAGCGTTTGGAGATTGAGATATTGCAGCTCCAGGAGGAGAACCGTTGCCTGCGGTCCCAACTGGGGCAAATAGACCCCAAGG CCTCAAGTCTCAGTGGGGCACGGGTGGCCTGGGCCCAGCGGAACCTCTATGGGATGCTACAGGAGTTCATGCTGGAGAATGAGAGGCTTAG GAAAGAAAACAGCCAGCTGCAGGGTAGCCGGGACCGGGCCCGGGATGAGCAGCGCATCCTGGCCCAGCAGGTGCAGGAGCTGGAGCG GCGCCTCCTCTGTGCCTGCTCCCATCACCAGCCCCACCCCGGCCCAGCCCCACAGTGTCCCTGTGTGATGGCGCCGGCTCCGCCATGCCAC GCCCTGccacccctctgctcctgcccctgccacaGCCTCTGCCCCCTGTGCCGAGCACCACTGGCCCACTGGGCCTGCGCACGGGGGGAGCACCACCTGCCCCAG GTGTTTGGCCCTAAGGCCCCAGGTGGCATGCccctctctgcccagcccccaccctgggcACCCCCATGCAACCCTGGCTCTGCCAAGTGTCCGAGAGAGAG GAGTCCTAGCGACTGGACTCAGACCCGAGTCCTGGCAGAGATGCTGACGGAGGAGGAGGTGGTACCCTCTGCACCTCCCTTGCCCATGGGGCCCCCGAACACGTCACCAGTGCTGAGag GTGGGGCTGCAGTTCCAAACCTGGCCCGGAGACTGGAGGCCCTCAGAGACCAAATTGGCAGCTCCCTCCGTCGCGGCCGGAGCCAGCCACCCCCCAGCGAGGCTACACGGAGCCCCAGCCGAGTCCTCCCTCCCTGCTGA